CAATCCGTAATTTGTGATGCAGTAAATTTTGGAAGTCGAAATTTATTAACAATGTTTACAATCTCTGAATATGTTTTGCCAAATAGAATATCTTTTTTCATAGGAAATATTTAAATCATTACTAAAGTTTCGCACCATAATCCAAAGTGTATAAACACTAAAGACCAATTCAACTTAGAGCGTTTTTGTGCATAGTGGAAAAAAGTAAAAACAGTTACGAATACTCAAAAGTGCAAAGATACACCAAGAAAAGGAATTTCAAAAAATGAATTATTAGAACATCTTTTTATCTTTTAATTGTTGTTGTACCGTCAAAAACCTTTACAACAGCACCTTCCAAAATAATTTTTGTAAAAATACTTTTATCTATTTTAAAATTGACTTTTAAATTTCCGCCTTTAGTTTGGAGTTGAACTGAATAATTATCTGTTTTAATTTTTTGATAAAGATATGTTGAAATAGCAGAAGCAACAGCTCCTGTTCCACATGATAATGTTTCGTTTTCAACACCACGTTCATAAGTTCTGATGGAAATATTGTTTTTGTCAATTATTTTAACAAAATTCACATTTGTTCCTTCGGGTGCAAATTCTTTGCTGTTTCTTATCTTTTTACCTTCAGAAAAAACATCAATATTATTAATTTCATTTTTAAAAAATACAGCATGAGGAGAGCCTGTGTTCAAAAAAAAGTATTCTTTATTAATAGTTATTTTTTTAACATCATTCAATGAAAGACGAACTATATTATTCTCAATTTCAGCGGTATGTAATCCGTCAGTAGTGTTAAAAAAAGTGTAGCCTGAAATTATTCCAAGTTCTCTTGCAAAATGCACAACACAGCGTCCACCATTGCCACACATGCTTCCTTCAAAGCCATTGGAGTTGAAATATTTCATGTTAAAGTCTTGCTTCTCATCATCCTCAAGAAGAATCAAACCATCAGCACCAATACCAAATTGCCTGTAACATAATTGTTGGATTAGCTTGTTATTTTCAGCAGGGAATAAATTTTTTCTATTGTCAATAAGGATAAAATCATTTCCTGTTCCATGGTATTTTGAAAAATTAATTTTCACTTTTAAATATTTTTTATTGATAAACAGTAGTTAAAATCTCATTTGCTTTTTCTAAATCTTCAGCTGTATCAACGGAAAGTCCATAATATTTTGTTTTGGTAAGTTTAATTTTATATCCGTTAAAAAGCCACCTTAATTGCTCTAATGATTCAGCTTTTTCTATTTTTACGGATTGCAATTTAACAATCTTTTTTAAAACTTCTGAGCGAAAAGCGTAAATGCCAATGTGCTTAAAATACTCAGAATTTTTAAGCCAATTCTCTTTTTCATGACCTCTCACAAATGGAATTGAAGCTCGGCTGAAATATATTGCAAATGAATCTTTATCTTTTAAAACTTTAATAGTATTTGGGGAATTTAAGTCTTCAATATTATCAATTTTTTCAATTAGTGTAGATATTTGAACATCTTTTTGTTTAAAAGATTTTATCAATAATTCAATTTGTTTTGGCTCAAAAAATGGCTCATCTCCTTGAATATTAATAACTATGTCAAAATCTTTTTCATATTTTTTAAATGCTTCTGCACATCTTTCGGTACCTGTTTTATGCGAGGTAGAGGTCATTATTACTTCGGCTCCAAACTTTTTTGCATGCTTTTCAATTTTTTTATTATCTGTTGCAATTATAACTTTGTCAAGGGAGGAAAGCATCGCTCTTTCATAAACTCTTTGAATCATGCTTTTATTACCTATCATTGCCAGTGGTTTTCCCGGAAATCTTGTTGAGTCGTAGCGTGCAGGTATTATTCCAATTGTTTTCATGTGTTTATATTTTAATAATGAATATTGACCACGTTCGCTGTAGCTTTAGCGGTTGCGAAACAAGGAATTTTGAATAATGAAGTTTTTAATTAATTGCAATAATACCGGATATTTTTTTTGTTATTTCAGTATTCGTTATTCCTTGTTCTGTATTCGATATTATTTCCATCTGTTTATATTTTTGTAGTTGATACATTATTTCCAATTTCATTAATCCTGCCTGTCCGTGCAGGCTGTGTCGAAATTTACTCGTCAGGGGTGTTTCATCTAATAATTTTTTAAGCTTCAAATATAGTGATTCACTATAAATTGTGAAAATTGTAGAAATGCTGTAAATTTATAGAACCCCATTTAACTTTAGATTTCAAACACATTACAAATGTGTTTGAATTAACAAAAATATTGTGATTGTATTGAGCTTACAATCAGGATTAAATAATTCTTTGACAGTTAAAAACTAGTTGCTATAAACATGGTTTTCCGACAGATAATATGATGTATAAAAGATGAAGAAATTTTCTTTTAGGTCTTCTATATAGTCAACAAAACCAGCGGTTTTCTTTTTAAGAGAAATTCTTTTATCAGAAATTTCTTCTTGAATTTTAATGCTGTCATTACCATTTATTTTGGCAATTTTGTTTCTTAATAATTTGTATTCTTTTATCAAACGGTTAGCAAGATCGGTGTAAACAATAAATTTGTTTTGATATTGCTCTACTTCTCCCATTAATTCTTTATCGAAGTAATATTTTACTAATTTATCAAGGTCTGATTGAAGAATATTGATTTGGTTTTTGTAAAACTTTATTTTGTTGATCCACAATCTTTGGTTGAAATGCAGATCTTTATAAAGCTCTGTTGTTTCAGGTTCTTTTACATCTGTAATCATATTTGTATTTTTATCTTTTTATGTGCATTTAGAAGCGAATTAATCAAATCACAATATAACAAATTTTATGCAAATAACAAGTCTTTTTAAAAAAAGTATATTTTATTAAATCATTACTAACAATCAAATACTTATGTTATGAAATTCTTTTGAAGCTTCTCTTCCTAAGTAAAATGCATCTATGTTCATTTTGACAATTTTATCACCTTTTTTCCCGAATATATAATTTAATGCAACTTCGTATTTCTTTGGTTCAAATCCTAAAAATGGAGATGCTGCACCTAGAATTACAATATTAGCACTTTTGCTAGAACCTGCTTCTTTGCCTAATTCTTCTGCATTAAAAAGTACATGATTCCCAAAATCTTTAATGTCTTTATATATTATTTCTTTCTCAGGATAGTTAGGAATATTCACGTAAGCTTTGTTGTTTGTAATTATCCATCCGTTTTTATTTAGCCATGGAATATATCTTAAAGATTCCATTGGTTCAACGGAAATAATAAGGTCAGCTTTACCTTTAGGAATAAGGTCAGAAGCAATATATTTGTCCGAAATTCTTAAGTGAGATGAAACATCACCGCCTCTTTGACTCATGCCATGTACTTCTGCTTGTTTTAAATATAGGTCGTCATTAACTGCAATATAACCTATAACTGTAGCTATTGAAAGTATTCCCTGTCCTCCTACTCCTGCTAAAATTATATCTTTTTTCATTCTACAATAAATTTATTTTTTTTTGTTTAATTAGTTTATTTCTTCTTGCAATTGTTTGAACACATTCTCTTCGTGGAATCACAACTGAAACTCCATTATATTCTAATTCTTCTTTGATTACTTTTACATTTTCATCATGATATTTTCTAATAGGATTTAATATTTTTATATGTTCTTTATCAACACCTAATCCTTCACAAATATTTTCAATTCGTCCAAATCCTTGAGAATCTTGACCGCCTGTCATTCCTGTTGTTGAATTATCAAGAATTAAAACGGTAATTGGAGATTTTTTAATAATGGCATCCAATAATCCTGTCATTCCTGAGTGTGTAAATGTTGAATCGCCAATAACAGCAACAGCAGGAACTTTACCTGCATCGGCAAGCCCTATTGCCATAGTTATTGATGCACCCATATCAACACATGAATTGATTGATTGAAATGGTTTTAATGCTGCAAGTGTATAACAACCGATATCTGCCATTACCCGTCCTTTGCTGTATGGTGCAAGTGCTTCATCTAATGCATTATATGAGTCAATATGAGAACATCCTTTGCAAAATGAAGGCGGACGACCAACAATGTTTTTTGATAATTCATCTGAATAATCTTCACTTATGCCTAATGCTTTTGCAACAAGATTACTGTTGAGTTCTCCATCACGTGGAATACTACCATCAAGTCTTCCTTTAATTGTAATTCCCTCTGCATAAAAACCTTTTAACATTTCTTCTACCAAAGGGTATCCGTCTTCAAGTACTAATAGCTCATTACACTCCTCTTTGAGTTTATTTAGTATTTTTGGCGGTATTGGATATTGAGAAATCTTAACAACAGGATATGGAACTTCTTTGTTTTCAAAATTTTCAAGAAGATAATTGTAAGCTAAACCACAAGCAACTATTCCCAAACTTTTATCCTTGCCATCAATGTATTTGTTAAATGGAGAATTTTCTGATTCTTTTTCAAAATCATCTTGTTTCTTTATTAATTCTTTGTAATTTTTTCGTGCAATTGCAGGAAGAAGTACATATTGTTGTAAATTTTTTGGAATTGAAAGTTCATTTTGCTTTTTTATTTCCTGTCTTTTTACTCCTGCTCGTGAATGAGCTAATCTGGTAGCAATTCTGAATAAAACAGGTATTTTATATTTTTCAGAAAAATCAAAAGCATGATGAACCATATCATAAGATTCTTGTTGATTTGATGGTTCAAATATTGGCATTAAAGCAAACTTGCCAAAATATCTTGAGTCTTGCTCGTTTTGTGATGAATGCATTGAGGGATCATCAGCAGAAACAATTACCAAACCGCCATTTGCTCCGGTTATTGAAGAATTCATAAATGGGTCGGCAGCAACATTTAATCCTA
This genomic window from Bacteroidota bacterium contains:
- the dapF gene encoding diaminopimelate epimerase, which codes for MKINFSKYHGTGNDFILIDNRKNLFPAENNKLIQQLCYRQFGIGADGLILLEDDEKQDFNMKYFNSNGFEGSMCGNGGRCVVHFARELGIISGYTFFNTTDGLHTAEIENNIVRLSLNDVKKITINKEYFFLNTGSPHAVFFKNEINNIDVFSEGKKIRNSKEFAPEGTNVNFVKIIDKNNISIRTYERGVENETLSCGTGAVASAISTYLYQKIKTDNYSVQLQTKGGNLKVNFKIDKSIFTKIILEGAVVKVFDGTTTIKR
- the kdsB gene encoding 3-deoxy-manno-octulosonate cytidylyltransferase encodes the protein MKTIGIIPARYDSTRFPGKPLAMIGNKSMIQRVYERAMLSSLDKVIIATDNKKIEKHAKKFGAEVIMTSTSHKTGTERCAEAFKKYEKDFDIVINIQGDEPFFEPKQIELLIKSFKQKDVQISTLIEKIDNIEDLNSPNTIKVLKDKDSFAIYFSRASIPFVRGHEKENWLKNSEYFKHIGIYAFRSEVLKKIVKLQSVKIEKAESLEQLRWLFNGYKIKLTKTKYYGLSVDTAEDLEKANEILTTVYQ
- a CDS encoding indolepyruvate oxidoreductase subunit beta, whose product is MKKDIILAGVGGQGILSIATVIGYIAVNDDLYLKQAEVHGMSQRGGDVSSHLRISDKYIASDLIPKGKADLIISVEPMESLRYIPWLNKNGWIITNNKAYVNIPNYPEKEIIYKDIKDFGNHVLFNAEELGKEAGSSKSANIVILGAASPFLGFEPKKYEVALNYIFGKKGDKIVKMNIDAFYLGREASKEFHNISI
- a CDS encoding thiamine pyrophosphate-dependent enzyme, whose product is MQKLLLLGDEAIAQGAIDSGISGIYAYPGTPSTEILEYVQRSKDAKERNIHRKWSSNEKTALESALGMSYAGKRVMACMKHVGLNVAADPFMNSSITGANGGLVIVSADDPSMHSSQNEQDSRYFGKFALMPIFEPSNQQESYDMVHHAFDFSEKYKIPVLFRIATRLAHSRAGVKRQEIKKQNELSIPKNLQQYVLLPAIARKNYKELIKKQDDFEKESENSPFNKYIDGKDKSLGIVACGLAYNYLLENFENKEVPYPVVKISQYPIPPKILNKLKEECNELLVLEDGYPLVEEMLKGFYAEGITIKGRLDGSIPRDGELNSNLVAKALGISEDYSDELSKNIVGRPPSFCKGCSHIDSYNALDEALAPYSKGRVMADIGCYTLAALKPFQSINSCVDMGASITMAIGLADAGKVPAVAVIGDSTFTHSGMTGLLDAIIKKSPITVLILDNSTTGMTGGQDSQGFGRIENICEGLGVDKEHIKILNPIRKYHDENVKVIKEELEYNGVSVVIPRRECVQTIARRNKLIKQKKINLL